A genomic stretch from Solea senegalensis isolate Sse05_10M unplaced genomic scaffold, IFAPA_SoseM_1 scf7180000014445, whole genome shotgun sequence includes:
- the LOC122761221 gene encoding tapasin-like — protein MTELSTIYKLSLVAAACFFHACSSSSCPALDCWFVQEKVGRGGGLTPPTSQEKSLLYIRTDTNSHSAESQEPLSDTSPDRVYFITDPAATLCHHSLSPPKGSIEKPQCEISPFLQQPSNLKWVAPLTVSGFSPLYLQADWFSAALRGVDKELAISTVMRAPTATKEPNVILSVTSKTVSVQSRLGKPVLLDCGFWVDPSSPLSGSGFAVEWRYQFRGKGRLVLAYDGKTDRLADTQEKGATLDIEGLHKKGNASLILQEAKVRHSGTYICTVYLPYLLAQVAVELEIVEPPSLSIHPSPLPLAAPGQTLNVHCQASGFAPLSMELSWEFKGADGKARPLESGSVTGHREAWDGTYSQSTWLALDTSKMDLGTGGELTCVAVHPGGTRRARTSLSIIGLTSPSIEDSMAMVGVALVLYGLIKFVFWTFTSSGEAEKLDKKEK, from the exons atgacGGAATTGTCTACGATTTATAAACTGAGCCTGGTCGCTGCTGCCTGTTTCTTCCACG cctgtagcagcagcagttgtcCTGCGCTGGATTGCTGGTTTGTGCAGGAGAAAGTGGGTCGAGGAGGAGGCCTTACTCCACCAACATCCCAGGAAAAATCCCTGCTCTACATcagaacagacacaaacagccaCAGCGCAGAGTCGCAGGAGCCTCTGTCTGACACCAGCCCTGACAGAGTCTATTTTATTACAG aTCCAGCTGCCACCCTGTGCCATCACTCCCTCAGTCCTCCCAAAGGCTCCATCGAGAAGCCGCAGTGTGAGATCAGCCCCTTCCTGCAGCAGCCCTCAAACCTCAAATGGGTTGCTCCACTCACAGTCTCTGGCTTCAGCCCCTTATACCTCCAAGCAGATTGGTTTTCCGCTGCACTACGTGGGGTAGACAAAGAGCTGGCCATTTCCACCGTCATGCGAGCTCCCACGGCAACCAAAGAGCCAAATG tgatTCTCAGTGTGACCAGTAAAACCGTGTCGGTGCAGTCCAGACTCGGGAAGCCAGTGTTGCTGGACTGCGGCTTCTGGGTCGACCCTTCCTCGCCTCTGTCCGGGTCCGGTTTTGCCGTCGAGTGGCGCTACCAGTTCAGAGGAAAGGGACGACTTGTTCTGGCTTATGATGGCAAGACAGACCGTCTGGCAGACACACAGGAGAAAGGGGCCACACTGGACATTGAGGGTTTGCACAAGAAAGGAAATGCATCCCTGATTCTGCAGGAGGCAAAAGTGCGTCACTCTGGGACTTACATTTGCACCGTGTATCTGCCGTACCTTCTGGCTCAGGTGGCGGTGGAGCTGGAGATTGTAG AGCCTCCGTCTCTCTCCATCCACCCTTCCCCGCTGCCCCTCGCTGCTCCTGGCCAGACTTTGAATGTCCACTGCCAAGCGTCCGGCTTTGCCCCCCTCTCCATGGAGCTGAGCTGGGAGTTTAAAGGTGCAGATGGTAAGGCCAGGCCACTGGAATCAGGCAGTGTCACAGGGCACAGGGAGGCATGGGATGGCACCTACAGCCAGAGCACTTGGCTGGCGCTCGACACGTCAAAGATGGACCTGGGCACCGGAGGAGAGCTGACCTGTGTGGCTGTTCATCCTGGAGGCACGCGACGGGCCCGCACGTCCCTCAGCATCATCG ggTTGACGAGTCCATCTATTGAGGATTCCATGGCAATGGTTGGTGTGGCACTCGTGCTCTATGGTCTCATCAAGTTTGTCTTCTGGACCTTCACCAGCTCAG GTGAGGCTGAAAAACTTGATAAG AAGGAGAAGTGA